The window GCCATCACACCCAGCTTGCGCCCGCGGTATTCCGACAGAACGACCACCCGCCCGAGCGTCACATGCCCGGGAACAGTCTCAAAGAACCTGCACGTCGCCACCGGGTAACCCGCATCGAGCAAAACGATGTACTTCGTGCCGTCGCCATCGTGCTCGTCAAATTCCTCCCGCAGCGAAATATGGTGCAGCCGGTTCATGCCCTGGATGCGGACAGAATACGCCCCTGCGCGCTGCCATTCCTCTTCCGCCCGCAGGACTACGATGTTGTTGGAATTGGGTTGCATGAGAAGGTCCTAATCAACAGAAACCTTTAGCCATTCTGTCAATTGCGTAGAAATCAAGCGAACTTCATCAATAGAGAGAACTTCTTTAGAATTATTAAAAAATTTCGGGAAACTGTTTTCATTTAGAATCCAATAATTAGAAAAATCACTTTGCGGATTATCAATATATGCACCAATGATAATAGCAACCTTTTGAATCGGGTAAACCCGTCCGCAGAGTTCATCTAACTTCTCACGGATAAAACTAGCCTCACCATCCATTTGATTCAGCAGCGTTCTGCATTGGCGACCATTAAATAGAAGTTTTCCGTCCTGAAATAAAAAGTTATACCCCTTCTTGCGATCATAGTGTTTTGTTTCTATCGTAAAAATACCGCGCGTACTGACAATTAAATGATCAACATTAAATTCACTCCCACAAACATCGTGAAAGACTCTAACCGAATCATTGCTTAATTTGTTCAACATTTCACCAACGAGTCTTTCACCCTCCATTCCCTTATAGCAGTTGCGAATATGCTTTATCAACCTACAGCTTTTCCTGAATCCGTAAATAAATATTACACCTGTTAGTATTGTAAATGTAATGGCAAGACTTAACGTAATATCAAAG is drawn from Fibrobacter sp. UWR3 and contains these coding sequences:
- a CDS encoding GNAT family N-acetyltransferase; translated protein: MQPNSNNIVVLRAEEEWQRAGAYSVRIQGMNRLHHISLREEFDEHDGDGTKYIVLLDAGYPVATCRFFETVPGHVTLGRVVVLSEYRGRKLGVMAVCEAEKWIAECGYSVIDIESRIEAVQFYEKLGYVRVDNSVVRSGVFDCIRMWKSLPAR
- a CDS encoding nuclease-related domain-containing protein; translation: MGKKFRTHVQGESLQKKIDADFEKYYSLWALFIAFLLLTIYVWLFYFKVFDITLSLAITFTILTGVIFIYGFRKSCRLIKHIRNCYKGMEGERLVGEMLNKLSNDSVRVFHDVCGSEFNVDHLIVSTRGIFTIETKHYDRKKGYNFLFQDGKLLFNGRQCRTLLNQMDGEASFIREKLDELCGRVYPIQKVAIIIGAYIDNPQSDFSNYWILNENSFPKFFNNSKEVLSIDEVRLISTQLTEWLKVSVD